Proteins from a genomic interval of Arvicola amphibius chromosome 17, mArvAmp1.2, whole genome shotgun sequence:
- the Baz2a gene encoding bromodomain adjacent to zinc finger domain protein 2A isoform X1, giving the protein MEMEANDHFNFTGLPPAPAASGLKPSPSSGEGLYTNGSPMNFPQQGKSLNGDVNVNGLSTVSHTTTSGILNSAPHSSSTSHLQHPNVAYDCLWNYSQYPPANPSNNLKDPPLLSQFPGGQYPLNGILGGSRQPSSPSHNTNLRAGSQEFWANGTQSPMGLNFDSQELYDSFPDQNFEVMPNGPPSFFTSPQTSPMLGSSIQTFAPSQDVDNGIHSDEAAEKELTSVVEENGTGLVGSLELEEEQPELKMCGYNSSVSSVESLHQEVSVLVPDPTVSCLDDPSHLPDQLEDTPILSEDSLEPFDSLAPEPVSGGLYGIDDTALMGAEDKLPLEDSPVISALDCPSLNNAAAFSLLADDSQTAASLFVSPTSPPVLGESVLQDNSFDLNNGSDSEQEEMGPESSGFPHPLSEPASDQPPTVELHPAASPAASPAASSLVPPTIFPAVSPAPSPSLPAASLEVSLTAPVTSPQACPAPSPAPAFQTVSQASEDSSSIPEASAGLEETTGEAVTVSGSGDVLKRRIATPEEVRLPLQHGWRREVRIKKGCHRWQGETWYYGPCGKRMKQFPEVIKYLSRNVVHSVRREHFSFSPRMPVGDFFEERDTPEGLQWVQLSAEEIPSRIQAITGKRGRPRNNEKAKNKEVPKVKRGRGRPPKVKIPELLNKTDSRLPKKLETQEPLNEEDKAKMSKSKKKMRQKAQRGESQTAVQGQARNKRKQDTKNLRQKDTKKKLKAEKEKMKTKQERLKDKVKREKKEKVKVKAKEEVAKAKPVCRAEKTLATQRRLEERQRQQVILEEMKKPTEDMCLADHQPLPDFTRIPGLTLSGRAFSDCLTIMEFLHSFGKVLGFDLTKDVPSLGVLQEGLLCQGDSLGKVQDLLVRLLKAALHDPGLPSHCQSLKILGEKVSEIPLTRDNVSEILRCFLMAYRVEPAFCDSLRTQPFQAQPPQQKAAVLAFLVHELNGSTIIINEIDKTLENMSSYRKNKWIVEGRLRRLKTALAKRTGRPEVMMEQPEEGLGRRRSSRIMEETSGIEEEEEEETIVHGRRARRDGEIDIASSSIPELERQIEKLSKRQLFFRKKLLHSSQMLRAVSLGQDRYRRHYWVLPCLAGIFVEGSEENIVTEDGIKQEPEYLTEAVTSTPCSAPVSVKRELTGSNPSASPARARGRPRKSKPGSMQPRHPKSAFGEHDSEQSHTQVQPESQPYPQSQPPPNNGFLEPEGSPLSLGQSQHDLSQSAFLSWLSQTQSHNSLLSSSVLTPDSSPGKLDPGPSQSLEEPEPEEAESCPAPQGPWFNFSTQIPCDAAPTPPPALSEDQPTPSLHLPAASKPMITSGAANPCSPGQFSSTHLPGRGSKRPSVDSEEIPQSPTGLGQPKRRGRPPSKFFKQVEQRYLSQLTAQPIPPEMCSGWWWIRDPETLDVMLKALHPRGIREKALHKHLSKHKDFLQEVCLQPLTDPIFEPCQLPALEEGIMSWSPKEKTYETDLTVLQWVEELEQRVVLSDLQIRGWTCPSPDSVREDLAYCEHLPDCQEDIPWRGRGREGAVPQRQNTNPLDLAVMRLAALEQNVERRYLREPLWAAHEVVVEKALLSTPNGAPDGTTTEISYEITPRVRVWRQTLERCRSAAQVCLCMGQLERSIAWEKSVNKVTCLVCRKGDNDEFLLLCDGCDRGCHIYCHRPKMEAVPEGDWFCTVCLAQQVEEEFSQRPGFPKRGQKRKNSFPLNIPEGDSRRRRMLSRSRESPAMSRCPEDGLSPSKRRRLSMRSHHSDLTFCEIILMEMESHDAAWPFLEPVNPRLVSGYRRIIKNPMDFSTMRERLLRGGYTSSEEFAADALLVFDNCQTFNEDDSEVGKAGHIMRRFFESRWEEFYQGKQANL; this is encoded by the exons AAATGGAAGCGAATGACCATTTTAACTTTACTGGCCTTCCCCCTGCACCAGCTGCCTCAGGACTGAAACCCTCTCCTTCATCAGGGGAGGGCCTCTACACTAACGGGTCTCCCATGAACTTCCCCCAGCAAGGGAAAA GTTTGAATGGGGATGTGAATGTTAATGGCTTATCTACTGTATCTCACACTACTACTTCAGGGATTTTGAACTCTGCTCCCCACTCCTCCAGCACCTCACACCTCCAGCACCCTAACGTGGCCTACGACTGTCTTTGGAACTACTCACAGTACCCACCTGCCAATCCCAGCAACAACCTCAAGGACCCACCCCTTCTTTCTCAGTTCCCTGGGGGACAGTACCCACTCAACGGTATCCTTGGGGGCAGCCGACAGCCTTCATCCCCGAGTCACAACACTAATCTGCGAGCTGGGAGCCAAGAGTTCTGGGCCAATGGCACCCAGAGTCCCATGGGGCTTAACTTCGATTCACAGGAGCTATATGATTCCTTTCCTGACCAGAATTTTGAGGTGATGCCCAATGGACCTCCAAGTTTTTTCACCTCCCCACAGACTTCTCCAATGTTGGGATCTAGTATCCAGACCTTTGCACCTTCCCAGGATGTAGACAATGGGATCCATTCTGATGAGGCAGCAGAAAAAGAGCTGACTTCAGTTGTGGAGGAAAATGGCACTGGCTTGGTAGGCAGCCTGGAACtggaggaagagcagccag aattaaagatgtgtggctACAATAGTTCTGTCTCCTCTGTGGAGTCTTTACACCAAGAAGTCTCTGTCCTGGTTCCTGATCCCACGGTGAGCTGTTTAGATGATCCTTCACATCTTCCTGATCAACTGGAAGACACTCCAATCCTCAGTGAAGATTCTCTTGAGCCCTTTGACTCGCTGGCACCAG AGCCCGTGAGTGGAGGACTTTATGGGATAGATGACACAGCATTGATGGGTGCAGAAGACAAGCTGCCTCTGGAGGACAGCCCTGTGATCTCTGCTCTCGACTGCCCTTCTCTCAATAATGCTGCTGCCTTCAGTCTGCTCGCAGACGACAGCCAAACGGCAGCCTCTCTCTTTGTCAGCCCCACCTCTCCACCTGTCTTAGGGGAGTCTGTCCTACAAG ATAACAGCTTTGATCTGAATAATGGCAGTGACTCTGAACAGGAAGAAATGGGGCCTGAGTCTTCAGGCTTCCCACATCCCCTGAGTGAGCCAGCCTCTGACCAACCACCTACTGTTGAGCTACATCCAGCAGCCTCCCCAGCAGCCTCTCCGGCAGCCTCCTCACTTGTCCCTCCTACGATCTTCCCAGCAGTGTCCCcagctccttccccttccctcccagcaGCCTCTTTAGAAGTCTCTTTGACAGCTCCAGTGACCTCTCCTCAAGCTTgccctgctccttctccagcacccgCCTTCCAGACAGTTTCCCAAGCAAGTGAAGACAGCAGCAGCATTCCAGAAGCTTCTGCTGGGTTAGAAGAGACCACTGGAGAAGCTGTCACAGTTTCTGGTAGTG GTGATGTACTGAAGAGACGCATCGCTACTCCAGAAGAGGTCCGTCTTCCCCTCCAGCACGG GTGGCGGAGAGAAGTGCGCATCAAGAAGGGCTGCCATCGGTGGCAGGGGGAGACTTGGTATTATGGCCCCTGTGGGAAGAGAATGAAACAGTTTCCGGAAGTTATCAAG TACCTGAGCCGAAATGTGGTACACAGTGTCCGCCGTGAGCACTTCAGCTTCAGTCCCCGCATGCCTGTTGGagatttctttgaagaaagagacaCACCAGAG GGCTTGCAGTGGGTCCAGTTATCCGCAGAGGAGATTCCTTCCAGAATTCAAGCAATTACTGGCAAACGAGGCCGACCTCGAAATAATGAGAAGGCCAAGAACAAGGAAGTTCCAAAAGTGAAGCGGGGCCGAGGTCGACCACCGAAGGTCAAAATTCCTGAGCTATTGAATAAAACAGACAGCCGACTTCCAAAGAAACTGGAAACCCAAG AACCACTGAATGAGGAGGATAAAGCAAAAATGAGTAAGAGCAAaaagaagatgaggcagaaggCACAGCGGGGAGAGAGTCAGACCGCTGTCCAAGGGCAG GCCAGAAACAAGAGGAAACAAGATACCAAGAACTTAAGGCAGAAGGACACTAAGAAGAAACTCAAG gctgagaaagaaaagatgaagacaAAGCAGGAAAGACTGAAGGACAAagtaaagagggaaaagaaagaaaaggtgaaagtGAAGGCAAAGGAAGAGGTGGCCAAAGCCAAACCAGTCTGTAGAGCAGAGAAGACCCTCGCCACACAGAGGCGTCTGGAGGAGCGGCAGAGGCAACAGGTTATCTTGGAGGAGATGAAGAAGCCCACGGAGGATATGTGTCTGGCTGATCACCAG cccctgcctgacTTCACACGCATCCCTGGTTTGACATTGTCCGGTAGGGCTTTCTCAGACTGCTTGACCATCATGGAGTTCCTGCACAGTTTTGGCAAAGTGTTAGGCTTTGACCTTACCAAAGATGTTCCTAGTCTGGGAGTCCTGCAGGAGGGTctcttgtgtcaaggtgacagccTGGGCAAAGTGCAAGACCTGCTGGTGCGGCTGCTGAAGGCTGCGCTCCACGACCCTGGTCTGCCCTCCCACTGTCAG TCCCTAAAGATCTTGGGGGAGAAGGTGTCCGAGATTCCACTGACCAGAGACAATGTGTCTGAGATACTCCGCTGCTTCCTCATGGCATATAGAGTGGAGCCAGCCTTCTGTGACAGTCTGCGCACCCAGCCTTTTCAGGCCCAGCCACCCCAACAGAAGGCTGCTGTCCTAGCCTTCCTTGTACATGAGCTCAATGGCTCCACCATCATCATCAA TGAGATTGACAAGACTCTGGAGAATATGTCTAGCTACAGGAAAAACAAATGGATTGTTGAAGGCCGACTCCGGAG ACTGAAAACTGCTCTGGCCAAACGAACTGGGCGGCCTGAAGTTATGATGGAACAGCCAGAAGAAGGCCTGGGACGAAGGCGCAGTTCTCGGATCATGGAAGAAACCAGTGGCattgaagaggaggaagaggaggaaactaTAGTCCATGGCCGCAGAGCTCGAAGAGATGGAGAG ATTGACATTGCATCATCCAGCATTCCAGAGTTAGAGCGCCAGATAGAAAAACTCagtaag CGTCAGCTCTTCTTTAGAAAAAAGCTGCTTCACTCATCCCAGATGCTTCGAGCAGTCTCTTTGGGTCAGGACCGCTACAGACGCCACTACTGGGTATTGCCCTGTCTAGCTGGTATCTTTGTAGAAGGATCAGAGGAAAACATAG TTACTGAAGATGGAATAAAGCAGGAACCTGAGTACTTGACGGAAGCAGTCACTTCGACACCCTGTTCTGCCCCAGTCTCTGTAAAGAGAGAGTTAACTGGCTCCAACCCCTCTGCTTCTCCTGCCCGCGCCCGAGGCCGACCTCGAAAGTCTAAGCCTGGGTCTATGCAGCCTAGGCACCCTAAGTCTGCTTTTGGAGAACATGATTCAGAACAATCCCATACTCAAGTTCAGCCAGAATCTCAGCCCTATCCTCAGTCTCAGCCCCCACCAAATAATGGGTTCCTGGAGCCAGAAGGCTCCCCTCTGTCTCTGGGTCAGAGCCAGCATGACCTTAGCCAGTCTGCCTTCCTGTCTTGGCTGAGCCAGACTCAGAGCCACAATTCCCTATTGAGCAGCTCAGTCCTCACGCCTGATAGCAGCCCAGGGAAATTAGACCCCGGTCCATCCCAGTCCTTGGAGGAACCTGAGCCTGAGGAGGCAGAATCCTGCCCTGCTCCTCAAGGGCCCTGGTTTAACTTCTCAACCCAGATACCCTGTGATGCTGCCCCTACACCACCCCCTGCACTTTCTGAGGACCAGcctactccctccctccatctgccTGCCGCCTCTAAGCCA ATGATTACTTCCGGTGCTGCCAATCCTTGTTCTCCAGGGCAGTTCTCTTCCACCCACCTGCCTGGAAGGGGCTCTAAGAGGCCATCAGTAGACTCTGAAGAAATTCCACAGAGTCCCACAGGGCTGGGACAACCAAAACGAAGAGGGAGACCTCCTAGCAAGTTCTTCAAGCAGGTGGAGCAGCGTTACTTAAGCCAGCTGACAGCCCAGCCCATCCCCCCTG AGATGTGCTCTGGCTGGTGGTGGATCCGAGATCCTGAGACACTGGACGTCATGCTGAAGGCACTACACCCCCGAGGCATCAGGGAGAAGGCGCTACACAAACATCTCAGCAAGCACAAGGACTTCTTGCAGGAAGTCTGTTTACAGCCCTTAACTG atcCCATCTTTGAACCTTGTCAGCTGCCTGCCTTGGAAGAAGGAATTATGAGCTGGTCCCCCAAAGAGAAGACTTATGAGACAGACCTGACTGTGCTTCAGTGGGTAGAGGAGCTAGAGCAGCGTGTTGTCCTGTCTGATCTGCAGATTCGG GGCTGGACATGCCCTAGCCCAGATTCTGTCCGAGAAGACTTGGCCTACTGTGAGCATCTCCCTGACTGTCAGGAGGACATCCCCTGGAGAGGACGGGGCAGGGAAGGGGCAGTACCTCAGCGGCAAAACACCAACCCTCTGGACCTTGCTGTGATGaggctggctgctctggaacaGAATGTAGAGCGGCGTTACTTGCGGGAGCCCCTCTGGGCAGCCCATGAGGTGGTAGTGGAGAAGGCCCTGCTGAGCACACCCAACGGCGCCCCAGATGGCACCACTACTGAGAT ATCATATGAGATTACCCCTCGTGTTCGTGTCTGGCGGCAGACACTTGAGAGATGCCGTAGTGCAGCCCAGGTGTGCTTGTGCATGGGCCAGCTAGAACGCTCCATCGCATGGGAGAAGTCTGTCAACAAAGTG ACCTGCCTAGTCTGCCGGAAGGGTGACAATGATGAGTTCCTCCTGCTTTGTGATGGATGTGACCGTGGCTGCCACATTTATTGTCATCGGCCCAAGATGGAGGCTGTCCCAGAAGGAGACTGGTTCTGTACTGTCTGTTTGGCACAG CAGGTAGAGGAAGAATTCTCTCAGAGGCCTGGTTTTCCAAAACGAGGCCAGAAGCGGAAAAATAGTTTCCCACTGAACATACCAGAGGGTGACAGTCGCCGACGCCGGATGCTGTCGAGAAGCCGAGAAAGCCCAGCAATGTCTCGGTGCCCAGAAGATGGACTGTCTCCCTCCAAGAGACGGAGGCTTTCAATGAGAAGCCACCACAGCGATCTCACGTTTTGCGA GATCATCCTGATGGAGATGGAGTCCCATGACGCAGCCTGGCCTTTCCTGGAGCCTGTGAACCCTCGGTTGGTGAGTGGGTACCGGCGCATCATCAAGAACCCTATGGATTTTTCCACCATGCGAGAACGGCTGCTCCGAGGAGG GTATACTAGTTCAGAGGAGTTTGCAGCTGATGCCCTTCTGGTTTTTGACAACTGCCAGACCTTCAACGAGGATGACTCTGAAGTGGGCAAGGCTGGGCACATCATGCGCCGCTTCTTCGAGAGCCGCTGGGAGGAATTTTATCAGGGAAAACAGGCCAATCTGTGA